In the genome of Fusarium poae strain DAOMC 252244 chromosome 1, whole genome shotgun sequence, the window ATTATCCGGGTGAATAGTCATAGTTGATACCTTTGTATACAGCTGGTGGCCTAGTCCAGACCAGATCTGAAAGATGAAAGAATCAACAGGCACACTACATGTTAATCGGCAACATCTACACACAAAGCACATTATGGTTGACATGACCGAAACTAGGAATTGAAAGACCCAGTGAAACTTGCAGTTCTTTGTAGAAACGGTGTTTGGGCTTCAAACCTGCATCAGCCGCCAAACCAAGGGTACTCTTTGTTCGTGCCCTGACTTAATCATTGTGGTCAGGCCAACTATATATAGAGGAGAATTCACAACTGCTGTCTTTGTGTGTAAAGTTGACTTACTATTATACATCTGAAATTCAAGGAGAATTCTTCCTCGCGAGATCTTGTCCAAGACGCATCATAGCTTTTTGGTACGCAGTCACAGTTGCACGCCTGTGTCAGCATAGAAGAATGCATGCATGATTGCTCCAGCATCAAAGTCTATTAAAAGGTGAGAGGAATAAGTGACATTCAAAAAGGATTCAATCTCTTTTCGGCTATCTCTCCGATGTCGTGGTAGCTCAGCCTTCTTTGATGCGAATGACCGTAGTCATTTGAACGAAGGTGATCCTGGATGTATCACGGATAAGACAAAGCCGATGTCGGTTAGTAGTTAGAGGCTCTCAGAAGGCTTGCTTTGCTGTGGACGGTTCACAACGGTACAAAGGATTGGCACACAAAGAGGGTTGAATTCTGGTCTCTTTTATTGTATTTATTTCTGAGCTCTGTATCAGAACTTAGAAGTGATATGTGATCAAACTTTGTCTCAAGCTTTATCCTGGCTGCCTGGGAGGATGAACATGGTAGTAAGATCCATGGAACACAACGAACAATGCTGCTATAGTGCGGCAAACACATCGGATCTGGGATTCTACCCCTGTGGCTCGGTAGTGCAAGGTAAGTTGTTCATGTGGTAATGTGAACCGAGAGGTTGAACAAGTTCATGCAGGGGGGGCCCAAGCCATGATTCTGCTCCCAAGTCGGTATAGCTTCACACAACCTACCATGGATCTAGACGACAACTGTAGAGGTCGAACAGATAATAGCAAAGGAATCTTGGCCAAGGATAGGATTGTATCACAGTCAGGTTAGAGGGGGGAACAGAGTTTAAAATGTGATCTTGGCTATTGGCACCTTGAACTTATTCAAAGAAGACGTGAGGGAATGTAGTCATCTAGTTACGCCTTACGGAGTATGTAGAAACGGTAGATTTCCTTTCTCAGCACAGTTGTATGATCTTCCGCGACATGGTTCATGAAAGCGAAGGCCGAGCTCGTGCTCGTGCACATGGCTTTTAGCCGGAGAGGCTAGTCGAAAGGCGTAACTActtagtagtagtagtatcCATGAATGAGATCAATTTCATTAATGACGCTAGCTTTgctttgccttgccttgccttgacAGCAACTGGCCACTAATGTTTCATTTCTCACACTTCATTCCGTCCAGAGTCCGCAAACTGGCTGAGACAGTTGCTGAGGTATGTAGCCTATCCCGGGCAGTTGGGTGATACCCCAGATTTTGTAACCACAGATACCCGGGGTGGCTTATTGTGTTAAGAATCTGGGCTTGTAGAGAACAGACGCCGGATTGCCCAAAGAGGCGCAACATTTTCAACATCCAACAAGATGCGGAAAGAGtcaaagataatattaaccGTCCCGtcggatgggatgggatgggatacagaggaaggaagatccggggttttgaggttgcAACGACAAGGATCAAGGACCTAGGCAGCCTCGATATGTCAGCATGGATGTCACACTTTGACTTTTGAAGGAATCAGATCCCAAGTCTAGACTACGGAGTACCTACAGGCATGTCATCCCAGCTGGTAACAGAAAACGTGACCTATATTCAACACGAATGTGTTGCAAAAAAGCTGTTGTTTAGTTGAGCCTCCGAGCACTTACGCCGTGGCGTTTTAAGTACAGGGAATTTAATGGAGGGAAAATAAGACGGAATCGACCGATTTTTCATGCACGCAAGGGAAACGTGTCACGATACACAAGACTGCAGTAGGCCTGTTTGCTCGCGTGGCAATTCTCAGCGATCGTTTCCCAGCATGGGAACGGTGCTCGTCTCACGCACGTGGTTGATAGCACCGGCGGCGAGGGTAAATCGGCAGAGGCGTTTAGAAAGGAAACACTTTAGATGAGATCTGACTCGAGTGAATTAATGTGATTGACATAAATAAAGTGATTGACATGAATAAAAAGCGAGGCGACCGTGGAAGATGAGGAGATAGATTTGAGTCATTAAGGAGGATCATCCGTAGACTATTACTCAAGCTAGACCATCTTGGAAAGAAAAGATTTTGATGTAGCAAACAAGAGCCACTGATCGACTTGGCAGTCTACTCATGAATAATTGTAGTTCAAAAGAgtagtccagtccagtccagtccaagcTGGCGGTCAGAGCAACCAACGTTGgacagacaagaaggaaatgaGTCCCAGCTTTGTTAATCCCGGACCCTCTCAGCATCTACCGTCAAGAACTAGACTAGTCAGTCTAGTCTAGCCAAGACTGGACGTCTCCAGGTGAGACCAGGGTTCCCCGGAGGGGACGATTGAGGCCAAGCTAAGCCATGGTAAATGACACTGAACCCCCGCATGCCAAGTGCGACGTTGACGTTAAGGAGtaaagagaaggagaagaaaatcCGGGGGAGGGTCTTGTCTgtgctgttggtgttggtgttggtgttgataaCAATATTTACGTTGGTGGAAGATGGCGATAGTTGCGATGGGAGATGCAGTCAAGCGTTTATGGGGGTTGAGGATGTTGGTAATGCGGATGTCTCATTCACTAAGACCGCTAATAGTAATAGCCCGTAATGGGTACCTGGTTACCTACTAATGTTGGTATGACAGCAAAGGTCCTTCTGTTTCGGAAATGGCTTGGATGGAAAATAGCGTCAGACGAAACCAGTTTAGTTCTGTATATCAACATAAACACACTTTGTATTGTTCCATCAAATGCGGTAGACGAGTATCGCTATTGTATTGTTCAATTGCACACcaacatacctacctactttcCCTCCAGTACCTAGTCAAGTAAATCGTTGGTGGAGCTCACTCACCATACGTAGGTACTTCTCCCACACTTTGGGCTTACCTGCATTGCCAATATCGTCTCTCCTTTCTCTCTCTATGCCTGTAAGAATCCATCGTTGTTGTGGAACATCCAAAGTTCTTCCACACATCCGGAGCCATACGACAAGCCTCAATTTAGAATAGATATTCAAGGTTAGCTGGGATCCCCTGGATAATCCCATTTCTTCAACAACTTGGTCCAAAGCGTCAGTTTGggcttgtttctttttgttctaTCCTTTATCCCATGATGTGCTTCCTATCCAATTGCATTGGCCCATGAAGAAACTCATAGCCTACCTCATATACCACGTACCTCAACTCAAGTCTCGACACCCTCTTCTCATAGTGACTCTTGTGCAAACTTGACACAAACTGCCGTACTATGATGCTCCGTTAGGCGAATAACACGGTGGCTTGGTACCATCGATCGTCCTCCCGCTGTCATGGCTTCTATTCAAGGGGCGGCTTGTCTACCTCCCTCAGCTCCGGCGGTTACAAGGGATCCTCGCCCATGACTTGCACCTCTCTTCTCATAATGTTCTAGCGTCCCCCGACCGCAGCAGATACATCGAGTAAGCGCCATGGCAATATCACCGTACATAATGGGTGCACCACTTGGATGGagtcttcctctttcttccgTCTCTGCTCCTTTCTCGGTATATTTCTCGACGGTCATTATTCCTTTGTCCCGGATCTCTGAGTGAGACTACGGACGGATACTTGTATCTTACATCTCGCCCCTCGCCTCGTCTCACCAGCCCACGCCATCATTCCCTTCCCTACTTATTTTCTATTCACATCTGCATTGAGTCTTCTTTGTTTCTAGCGTCTTCCGCATGTTTGCAAACATTATCCGAAGCCACCTTTTTGTCCAAAAGCCTACCTGATCGATCATCTTACCCCTGCGAAAGCCTCTTTCTTTAAGTTGGCGCACTCTGGCATGGCGTTCTCCAATCTCGATTCAAAAGGCaattaattatagtcttGGCTGTTGGCTGTTACTGTTGGACTCGATCTGATCTCAACGCTTGGGGCACTATCTCACCTCGGTGTAGGACACCTGCCTGCCTACCTTACCTCACTTTACCTTTTGTTGGTTCCAGGCAGGCAGTACCAACCAACATTAACTAAACGCTCCTTCTATATCTGGACCGAGGTCTGCCTCTTGTCCATCAAGGAATCATCTGAAATCATCTCCTCGTTTCAACAAACATTCATTCACTTACACACGAGAATGGTGCATTATTCATAAACCGACCGCTTCAATCTTCGCTCTTGTCGAGACTTGGGAACTCGATTTTGTCAACACCGTCACTACTaggatacctacctatttATCTTTCCTCCAGTCTCTTTGAGACTTGACAACTTCACAATGACTCGGAATCTCGACGCAAGTCATCTTGACGCTCTGAGCATCATTGAGCGAGTAAACTCCGTCTTTTCATTACTCGGCTCCATCTTTATCATTGGTACCTTTCTATTATCCAAGGCATTCCATAAACCGATCAACCGCTTGGTATTTTACGCTTCCTTTGGAAATATGATCGTCAATATTGGCACATTAATGTCCAGATCATATATTGGTGATTCCAACTCTGTAGGCTGTCAATTACAAGCCTTCCTCATCCAGATGTAAGTCCACTCAGACATTATCGTAGCACTCAACTCTACTGTGACACTAAGATATATATCAGGTTCATGCCCGCAGATGCCTTCTGGACTCTCACCATGGCCATCAATGTCTACTTGACGTTCTACTACAAGTTTGATGCTCGAAGATTGCGTAAGATGGAAATCTACTATCTTGTCGCATGTTATGGTATCCCATTTGTTCCAGCCTTTGTCTACATATTTATCCGCAACGACGCCGGCGAAAGAATGTACGGTAATGCCACACTCTGGTGCTGGGTCAGCACCGAATGGGACATCTGGCGGATCATCACTTTTTATGGTCCCATTTGGTAAGTGATTGCTTGGATTGGGCTTGCTTAGTATTCGGGTGCTGACCGTCACAGGCTTGTTATCATTATTACCTTCTTCATCTACATCCGTGCCGGCAGCACAATCTACCGCAAGCGCAGAGAATTACACGGTTTCAGCTCGTCCGACCGAGATTTGACTTACGGCTGTGGAGATCACATTACTACACTCAAGACGACCGAAGTCTCGGTGACGACAGAGGTTGTGAAGCCGGACGGGATCCTCTTACAGCCCATGAGCGGCCGTGTACCAGACTGCGACAATCCTAGCGCTACCAATGGAAACTACTCAGTTCACATATCAGCTCAGCCGAGTTCTGGTGATATCGAAGAGGAAATGTCCCCTATCGCCAGGGAGCAGACACGAGCCAGTATCCAAGTtcctcaacagcagcaacattCTGCCGCCCAAATGAACCGAAAACGGAATCGCGAGCTCAACAACGCATCGTGGCAGTACACCAAGTGCGCCATACTGTTCTTCACGGCCATCTTGATCACATGGGTTCCATCGAGCGCCAACCGTGTCTATTCTGTTTTTCACAAACGTTCGTCGAGACCTCTTGAGTTCATGAGCGCCTTTGTGCTTCCCCTTCAGGGTTTCTGGAATGCCCTCATCTATATCGTTACATCTTGGAGCGCGTGCAAAAACTTAAAGAGCGACTTACGAATGGGTCAACGCCCAGATGTAACGGAACTTGTCGGTGGTATGAGACCTGAAGTTGGACCTAACCACCACACGGGTCACCATCGACATAGCCTTGGCCATATCCGACGATCCAATAAGTACGAGACGGAGAGTATGACTGAATTGGCAAACGAGAGCCGGCCAACTTCGAACGACGAGCGACGAGATCACGAGTCTGTATGATAGTTGTCTGATGCTTGTTTGGATGCGATGTTTCAGacgtcttttcttttgtaaTATTATATCATGAAGACATGATTCTTTGGTGTACAATGTGTGCTCCAATTAAAGAAAGACGATGTTTGTGCGAAACGGCTGTGGCAGTTCCGCCAGCGTTGGAGGAGAAGATTATGGATACCCAAGTTTTGGTTTTTAGTAGTACTACAAATACAATGACATTCAATTCTTCAAGAACTACTTGAATATTAGTGTGAGAAACAACAATCTCAAATATTTAGCTTTTGATAAATATACATTaggtatttattttttttagtATATAATCGCAAGATTGCTTTTACCCTTTtcagttttattaaaggttatttataatactttatctatctatatagattaaagaattatatatagtttttcttaagataaggtttttaatataaatataattaatagggtaattacttaaactctataatattaataattaataaaagaagcttctattaaactatataaatagcagtaacttcttcctcttttaatcttaattaaagttaattaatcctaATCCCTTATAGTACCTTACTAATCACTTTTataggtcttatataatataatactagctattatccttaaattaagacttattaataatagctactttcttaatcttaatattaagactattaagagatctattaagttatataagaatatagtaaaactagaagagttatatatagaggctattaacctttatataattaatattaagggCTTAGGCTTTAGCCTAAGTCtaaggctaattaaataagaaggGATTATATAAGGAATTAAAGAGGACCTAGAGAGAGGACTTTAAGAAGAAAGTATAAgatttctatatatctttttttttttctttttaagtttaataatactattattaatatcttaaaaatAGTTACTTAAAAGCtagttttttataattattaaatttcctTTAGcttaagacttataataattccttagctataatatacttattaatataaaaaactatttattataattaatataaaattaacttaagtttaatataaatattaattaaataataatactttaaaataataattagaaaatattttaattaagcttaataaaactattaaaaaataatttaatacttaattaaattaatattatatagagttaatttaaaagtatttactttaacttttatatttaaataaaagctaatattattataattcttataaaataaattatattataattaattaattttattttactttttctttttaagcttaaatataaatttttaaattattaattatataatttaatttatagcctatttaaatttaataaaaaagccttaaatattatttacttaagattataaagtttaataataactatagtttataattaatataatatattattattaaatatatattataaattataaaatataatattaataatataaaaaactaataagtatatatttattattatttaaaaagtaaaattctttataaaattaatttattctttaaaataaagtaaacttaaaatattaatctattaaagttctttaaatatatagaatatatatataaagattaatattactaaGAACTAGCctaaataaagcttaagtaaatatattaaatagatttaaagatatttaattaattctttatatattttaattaaaagcttataataactaatagcctttaatagaataataatattaaactagtttatttataataagtatttaattagaaattatataattacttaattaaataaaatatactttataataactttaagaatatagtctttatatattatattattactataaaaattaaattctataaacttaaaaaaaaatattaaattttaaaataaatataaatatttaattaatttaattttaataaaaatataaataaaaatataattataataagtattaatatagctaagacttaataaagttaaactAGAACTTAGGCTTAAAactaatttaaattataatagtaaactaaataaatatttatataaattatataaaataaataagcttttaaagcttatttatactataaagactaaatatatataatatataattattagcttacttaggctatttaactttagaatattatttaagttaatataatttatattactcTTACTAAAGgctataactttaatattaaagacttaaaaaattaattctCTTTAAGCCTAGTTTTACCTAGGgaattatagtaaaatactAAGGtctttaaaaagtatattaaataaatactttaaattaatataataaaattaaaaactaaatagatagtatattacttttaattcttatactttttaatttatataaagtatttaatatttaaattaacttaagatataattactataaagtaataaataaaaaaatagtaaaaaagcTAAGTTTAGATTAAGTTTttcttaaagtatttaaagaagtttaaatagtaataaaagtaatttatagaggttaattagcttataataaaataataataattatatatattatttaaactataataaatattaataaataaataaccttaatcttattatatattatactaagtttagcttataatataatccTTAGTTTACTATAGctagtttattataatatatatatttatattaaagagtaagaattaattattaatataatagaaaaatagattatttaaataaaaaagaatacttaataataaagtaagctatattaataataaggtctatatttactataatagtttataaataaaaataataaaaactctTTAGATttactatagctataattagtctttataaaattataaagatattataattaataatacttaagaaagtaattattaatataatattataatttatattattattagaacttttaaactataaagacctttttaatcttaagaagGCCTTAGCTttcttactatataaaggtatttaagattataaaatttaccttaaaaataaccttaataatacttattttaatttactataaggccttttatataatataccttaagattaattaattaagttataaaaataaattataaactttataaataaaggatAAATTTAagctaatagcttatttatagctatattaatattattaactaagAAACTAGGGAAAagatagtatttttatattaactattaggccttaaataaagtaatataataagattattacttattcttacttattaaagaaata includes:
- a CDS encoding hypothetical protein (TransMembrane:7 (o20-37i49-70o82-109i121-141o165-187i314-334o354-378i)), with product MTRNLDASHLDALSIIERVNSVFSLLGSIFIIGTFLLSKAFHKPINRLVFYASFGNMIVNIGTLMSRSYIGDSNSVGCQLQAFLIQMFMPADAFWTLTMAINVYLTFYYKFDARRLRKMEIYYLVACYGIPFVPAFVYIFIRNDAGERMYGNATLWCWVSTEWDIWRIITFYGPIWLVIIITFFIYIRAGSTIYRKRRELHGFSSSDRDLTYGCGDHITTLKTTEVSVTTEVVKPDGILLQPMSGRVPDCDNPSATNGNYSVHISAQPSSGDIEEEMSPIAREQTRASIQVPQQQQHSAAQMNRKRNRELNNASWQYTKCAILFFTAILITWVPSSANRVYSVFHKRSSRPLEFMSAFVLPLQGFWNALIYIVTSWSACKNLKSDLRMGQRPDVTELVGGMRPEVGPNHHTGHHRHSLGHIRRSNKYETESMTELANESRPTSNDERRDHESV